Proteins co-encoded in one Girardinichthys multiradiatus isolate DD_20200921_A chromosome 11, DD_fGirMul_XY1, whole genome shotgun sequence genomic window:
- the zmp:0000001268 gene encoding CYTL1 domain-containing protein — protein MSVLNKLLLVLSVVPMALSYPFFPPTCYSKALRMAQELTQMAADLKIGYETGHCMAHMPDLYLDIHNACVMHKMRTYISLVEDLRLRRCAYTREVRKLEVTLRQLFIIMGEKCHGDLVFTIYDCAALERPYHRY, from the exons ATGTCGGTCTTGAATAAATTGTTGCTTGTTTTATCCGTGGTACCCATGGCACTGAGTTACCCTTTCTTCCCACCAACGTGCTACTCCAAGGCTCTCAGGATGGCACAAGAACTCACCCAGATGGCAGCAGATTTGAAGATAGGCTATGAAACT gGTCACTGTATGGCACACATGCCTGATCTTTATCTTGATATCCAT AATGCTTGTGTGATGCACAAAATGAGGACCTACATCTCCTTGGTGGAAGACCTCAGATTGCGGCGCTGTGCTTACACTAGAGAAGTGAGGAAGCTGGAAGTCACCCTGCGACAGCTTTTCATCATCATGGGAGAGAAATGCCACGGG GACCTGGTGTTCACAATCTATGACTGTGCTGCGCTGGAGCGTCCATACCATCGATACTGA